The sequence below is a genomic window from Deltaproteobacteria bacterium.
CGGAATCCTCTCCTTCGGTGGGCCGGCGGCGCAGATCGCGCTCATGCACCGTGTCCTGGTGGAGGAGGAACGGTGGCTCGACGAGCCAAGGTTCCTGGGCGCGCTCAGCTTCTGCATGCTGCTGCCCGGCCCCGAGGCCATGCAACTTGCCACCTACTCGGGGTGGCAGCTCCGCGGCGTGCCCG
It includes:
- a CDS encoding chromate transporter encodes the protein MRRDSAVTWRRLFAVFWRIGILSFGGPAAQIALMHRVLVEEERWLDEPRFLGALSFCMLLPGPEAMQLATYSGWQLRGVPGGLAAGLLFVVPGALVVLGLAMLYAAGGHLPLVAALF